A portion of the Leptospira congkakensis genome contains these proteins:
- a CDS encoding choice-of-anchor D domain-containing protein, which translates to MRRLPMNQKLNLLILFTLTSIFTIGCPGGGGGGAGLGLIALLGGGGGGGGDVPAPKLEIVYNGISRESGATLDLGPEPINTPDGKAGTVTIKNTGTASITLPGSPNIVALSGTDASQFTVTQPSTSTLAAGASVTFTLNFKPTTTGLKTATIKIQSSDAAVGSFQMNLTGTGGAGAFRLDVSVSATQVSSNGSFAMGSVEEQSVGTPVTFTVRNTGSFVVNLDSPAVTSSNARFVLNQTSFTGSLAIGQSKTFTIGFSPLVAGADESNIAILYDGSASFLYKVTATATVKPVPTIAISHNSSSFTTGGSIPNFGVVWPPEVAGAKTVTITNGGTATMTGISISKLGTDPGQFSVSAFSAGTSLAPGASGTFTIQFVPTLHGEKNAIVRVQTANGSNGSASSSDLAVVGTGRTGVDVLVTWSATNEKAVNDTDGGYSVCYSKTSNFTAVANGTSIFCVAVPNAGGNTLTTKTISVPSYGTWYFKVYSYGKYNTTGGLPSTQVSVVVPQS; encoded by the coding sequence ATGCGTCGTTTACCCATGAATCAAAAACTGAATCTACTAATATTATTCACACTTACATCTATATTTACCATTGGTTGCCCTGGCGGAGGAGGAGGTGGTGCTGGACTCGGACTGATTGCACTCCTCGGTGGCGGAGGCGGTGGGGGTGGTGACGTCCCAGCGCCCAAATTAGAAATCGTTTACAATGGCATTAGCCGAGAAAGCGGTGCCACGCTTGATTTAGGTCCTGAACCCATTAACACACCAGATGGTAAAGCAGGAACGGTAACCATTAAAAATACTGGAACTGCTTCTATTACATTACCAGGATCTCCTAATATTGTAGCCCTTTCCGGAACGGATGCTTCACAATTTACAGTGACCCAACCAAGCACCTCGACATTAGCGGCGGGAGCGTCGGTTACATTTACATTAAATTTCAAACCGACAACTACCGGATTAAAAACTGCCACAATCAAAATTCAATCGAGTGACGCTGCGGTTGGTTCCTTCCAAATGAATTTAACAGGAACAGGTGGAGCAGGAGCCTTTCGTCTAGATGTCTCTGTATCTGCCACTCAAGTTTCATCTAATGGAAGTTTTGCTATGGGTTCGGTTGAAGAACAATCTGTGGGAACTCCTGTTACCTTCACAGTCCGAAATACTGGAAGTTTTGTAGTGAATCTCGATTCGCCAGCTGTTACATCGTCGAATGCAAGATTCGTTCTAAACCAAACTAGTTTTACTGGGTCACTTGCAATCGGTCAGAGTAAAACATTTACCATTGGATTCTCTCCGTTGGTTGCTGGAGCTGATGAGTCAAATATTGCGATTCTCTACGATGGTTCGGCAAGTTTCTTATATAAGGTCACTGCGACTGCAACAGTGAAACCTGTGCCTACAATTGCAATATCTCATAACTCAAGCAGTTTTACAACTGGCGGTTCTATTCCCAATTTTGGCGTAGTCTGGCCTCCTGAAGTTGCCGGAGCAAAAACGGTTACTATAACTAATGGGGGAACTGCTACAATGACAGGGATTTCCATCTCTAAATTAGGAACAGATCCTGGTCAATTTTCAGTCAGTGCATTTTCCGCAGGAACAAGTCTAGCACCAGGAGCCTCAGGAACTTTTACCATTCAATTTGTACCAACTTTACATGGTGAAAAAAACGCAATTGTAAGAGTACAAACTGCAAATGGAAGTAATGGAAGTGCTTCTTCTTCCGATTTGGCCGTTGTGGGAACAGGAAGAACCGGGGTAGATGTTTTAGTCACCTGGTCTGCAACGAATGAAAAAGCAGTCAATGATACTGATGGTGGCTATAGCGTATGTTATAGCAAAACCTCTAACTTCACTGCCGTAGCGAATGGAACTTCTATTTTTTGTGTCGCTGTGCCAAATGCAGGAGGAAATACTCTAACGACTAAAACGATTTCGGTTCCATCCTACGGAACATGGTATTTCAAAGTGTATTCATATGGTAAATACAACACAACTGGTGGACTACCTTCAACGCAAGTGTCCGTAGTGGTTCCACAATCTTAA